A stretch of Paucidesulfovibrio gracilis DSM 16080 DNA encodes these proteins:
- the rpsH gene encoding 30S ribosomal protein S8 — MSVIDPISDMLSRVRNAYGAYHKNVDIPASKMKQAIAGILKDQGYVTDYSVEERNINIQLKYSDGKPLVTGLRKVSKPGRRVYVGAGEIPSVQNGIGICILSTSRGVMEGAQARAENVGGELLCEIW; from the coding sequence ATGAGCGTCATTGATCCCATTTCCGATATGCTGAGCCGTGTAAGGAATGCTTACGGCGCGTACCACAAGAATGTGGACATCCCTGCTTCGAAAATGAAGCAGGCCATCGCCGGCATCCTGAAGGATCAGGGATATGTCACCGATTATTCGGTTGAGGAACGGAACATCAACATCCAGTTGAAGTACTCTGACGGCAAACCGCTTGTCACTGGACTGCGCAAGGTGAGCAAACCCGGTCGTCGCGTCTACGTCGGCGCCGGTGAGATTCCCTCCGTGCAGAACGGTATCGGCATCTGCATCCTTTCCACCTCCCGCGGGGTGATGGAGGGGGCGCAGGCCCGCGCCGAGAACGTTGGCGGCGAGCTGCTGTGCGAGATCTGGTAG
- the rpmC gene encoding 50S ribosomal protein L29, producing MQSVKELREMDDKTLAETLAETRKELFSKRFQHATAQLEDTQQLPELKKTIARILTIQRERAVGA from the coding sequence ATGCAGAGTGTCAAGGAACTTCGCGAGATGGATGATAAGACCCTCGCCGAAACCCTGGCCGAAACGCGTAAGGAGCTGTTCTCCAAGCGGTTCCAGCATGCTACCGCGCAGCTGGAAGACACGCAGCAGCTTCCTGAATTGAAGAAAACCATCGCCCGCATTCTCACTATTCAGCGGGAACGCGCCGTGGGAGCGTAA
- the rplE gene encoding 50S ribosomal protein L5: MTRLEKIYREKVVPALQKEFGYKSPMELPRLEKVSLNIGLGEASQNNKLIEDATEELTRIAGQRAVITRAKKSIAQFKLREGMPIGCRVTLREERMWDFFDKLVSFALPRVRDFRGVPDRGFDGRGNFTMGIKEHTIFPEIDIDRVERVKGMNITVTTTAKTDKEGKMLLDLLGMPFKK, translated from the coding sequence ATGACTCGTCTTGAGAAAATCTACCGCGAGAAGGTGGTACCCGCCCTGCAGAAGGAGTTCGGGTACAAGAGCCCCATGGAGCTGCCTCGTCTGGAAAAGGTGTCGCTGAACATCGGTCTCGGCGAAGCCAGCCAGAACAACAAGCTCATTGAGGATGCGACGGAAGAGTTGACCCGTATCGCTGGCCAGCGCGCCGTGATCACCCGGGCCAAAAAATCCATCGCACAGTTCAAGCTCCGTGAGGGGATGCCCATCGGTTGCCGCGTTACGCTTCGTGAGGAGCGGATGTGGGACTTCTTCGATAAACTGGTGAGCTTTGCGCTGCCCCGTGTTCGCGACTTCCGGGGTGTCCCGGATCGCGGGTTCGATGGCCGTGGCAACTTCACCATGGGCATCAAGGAACACACGATATTCCCCGAGATCGACATCGATCGCGTCGAACGGGTGAAGGGCATGAACATTACTGTCACCACGACTGCCAAAACGGACAAAGAAGGCAAGATGCTTCTGGACCTGCTTGGCATGCCCTTCAAAAAGTAG
- the rplO gene encoding 50S ribosomal protein L15 — protein sequence MKLHELYPFPEQTKDRKRVGRGSGSGWGKTSGKGHKGQKSRSGASIPAWFEGGQMPLMRRLPKRGFKNPFRVEYAAINLGQLLEAFEGKSEITLLDIYERGLCKVGSPVKILGGGEVSTAVTIEAHRFSASAADKIAKAGGTAKSIEVQEG from the coding sequence ATGAAGCTCCACGAACTGTACCCTTTCCCGGAGCAAACCAAGGACCGCAAGCGTGTGGGCCGTGGTTCCGGCTCCGGCTGGGGCAAAACCAGCGGCAAAGGTCATAAGGGCCAAAAGAGCCGCTCGGGCGCTTCCATTCCGGCATGGTTCGAGGGCGGTCAAATGCCGCTCATGCGCCGCCTTCCCAAGCGCGGTTTCAAGAACCCTTTCCGTGTGGAATACGCCGCCATCAACCTCGGGCAGCTGCTTGAGGCCTTTGAAGGCAAGAGCGAAATCACCCTTTTGGATATCTATGAACGCGGCCTGTGCAAGGTCGGCTCCCCGGTGAAGATCCTGGGCGGTGGCGAGGTCTCTACGGCCGTTACCATTGAAGCCCATCGGTTCAGCGCCTCTGCGGCTGACAAAATTGCCAAGGCTGGCGGCACCGCCAAGTCCATCGAAGTTCAGGAAGGATAG
- the rplV gene encoding 50S ribosomal protein L22, whose translation MEAKAVSKFLRVSPRKVRLVAKNINGKPVEDALNLLRFTPNKSAAILRKVLYSAVANAEQKPGVDVDSLKVSQVIVNEGPTWKRIQPRAMGRAYRIRKRTSHITVVVKEM comes from the coding sequence ATGGAAGCTAAAGCTGTCAGCAAGTTTCTCCGGGTGTCCCCTCGCAAGGTCCGCCTTGTTGCCAAAAATATCAACGGCAAGCCGGTCGAGGACGCGTTGAACCTGCTTCGGTTCACACCGAACAAGTCCGCGGCCATCCTGAGGAAAGTGCTCTACTCCGCGGTCGCGAACGCGGAGCAGAAGCCCGGTGTGGATGTGGATTCGCTCAAAGTCTCCCAGGTCATCGTCAATGAAGGACCGACCTGGAAGCGTATTCAGCCGCGGGCCATGGGCCGCGCCTACCGCATCCGTAAGCGCACCAGCCACATCACCGTCGTCGTGAAGGAAATGTAA
- the rplX gene encoding 50S ribosomal protein L24, with the protein MKCKIKKDDKVMVIAGKDKGKIGKVLRVQRKKDTILVEKVNMVQRHTKANPYANQPGGIIEKEAPIHVSNVMVVCDACAKAARIGYTETKDGKKVRYCKKCNEQFD; encoded by the coding sequence ATGAAGTGCAAGATCAAAAAAGACGACAAGGTGATGGTCATCGCCGGCAAGGATAAAGGCAAAATCGGAAAGGTGCTCCGCGTGCAACGCAAAAAGGACACCATCCTGGTCGAAAAGGTGAATATGGTCCAGCGCCACACCAAGGCCAATCCGTATGCCAACCAGCCGGGCGGTATCATCGAGAAAGAGGCCCCCATCCATGTCTCGAACGTGATGGTTGTTTGCGACGCCTGCGCTAAGGCTGCCCGCATCGGCTACACCGAGACCAAGGACGGGAAAAAGGTCCGCTATTGCAAAAAATGCAACGAACAGTTCGACTAG
- the rplP gene encoding 50S ribosomal protein L16 has protein sequence MLAPKKVKYRKRQKGRVRGKAQRGSTVSFGDIALKTLDHGKLTSQQIESARVAIMRHIKRGGQVWIRVFPDVPVTKKPAEVRMGKGKGSPEGWCAPVKPGRILYEVKGVSLELAKEALKRASYKLPVRTTIVVKEGVE, from the coding sequence ATGCTGGCTCCGAAAAAAGTTAAATACCGCAAGCGGCAAAAAGGTCGCGTGAGGGGCAAGGCCCAGCGCGGCAGCACGGTGTCCTTCGGCGATATCGCGCTGAAGACCCTGGACCACGGCAAGCTGACGAGTCAGCAGATCGAGTCCGCCCGTGTCGCCATTATGCGTCACATCAAGCGTGGTGGTCAGGTGTGGATCCGCGTCTTTCCGGACGTGCCCGTCACCAAGAAGCCTGCTGAAGTCCGCATGGGTAAGGGTAAAGGCTCTCCCGAGGGCTGGTGCGCTCCGGTGAAGCCGGGCCGCATCCTGTATGAAGTGAAGGGCGTCAGCCTGGAACTGGCCAAGGAAGCCCTCAAGCGCGCTTCCTACAAGCTGCCCGTTCGTACCACCATCGTGGTCAAAGAGGGGGTGGAATAA
- the rpsE gene encoding 30S ribosomal protein S5 has product MEQNESGLIEKIVYLNRVAKVVKGGRRFSFSCLAVVGDGEGSVGYGLGKANEVPEAIRKATERAKKDMIRVPLLDGTLPYETLGRYGAGRVMLKPASRGTGIIAGGPVRAIMEAVGVHDILTKAIGTNNPHNVLRATMAGLASLRSAEEVSELRGLKVETPRK; this is encoded by the coding sequence ATGGAACAGAACGAATCCGGGCTGATTGAAAAGATCGTGTACCTGAACCGTGTGGCCAAAGTGGTCAAGGGCGGTAGAAGGTTCTCCTTCAGCTGCCTGGCGGTTGTCGGCGACGGCGAAGGGAGCGTGGGGTATGGTCTTGGCAAAGCCAATGAAGTCCCCGAGGCCATCCGCAAAGCCACTGAGCGTGCCAAGAAGGATATGATCAGGGTTCCCCTGCTGGACGGTACGCTCCCGTATGAAACGCTGGGCCGTTACGGTGCCGGTCGCGTCATGCTCAAGCCCGCCAGCCGCGGTACCGGCATCATTGCCGGCGGTCCCGTGCGCGCCATCATGGAAGCGGTGGGAGTGCATGACATCCTGACCAAGGCCATCGGCACGAACAATCCGCATAATGTGCTCCGGGCGACCATGGCGGGTCTGGCTTCCCTGCGCAGTGCCGAGGAAGTTTCCGAACTGCGTGGTTTGAAGGTTGAGACCCCCCGGAAGTAA
- the rpsC gene encoding 30S ribosomal protein S3 yields the protein MGQKVHPYGFRLGYNKNWLSRWFSKKDYPAFVFEDDRLRKYVKKKLYQAGISRIEIERAGGKVRLIIHTARPGIVIGRKGVEIEKLREDLRKKFQTEFTIEVNEIRRPETDAQLVAENIALQLERRVAFRRAMKRTVGLARRFGAEGIKVFCAGRLAGAEIARSEWYRDGRVPLHTLRADIDYGYAVARTTYGVIGVKVWIFKGEILDHEVEQ from the coding sequence ATGGGTCAGAAAGTTCATCCGTACGGCTTCAGGCTGGGGTACAACAAGAACTGGCTTTCGCGCTGGTTCAGCAAGAAAGATTACCCCGCGTTCGTTTTTGAAGACGATCGCCTGCGCAAGTACGTCAAGAAAAAGCTGTACCAGGCCGGCATCTCACGCATCGAGATTGAGCGCGCCGGTGGTAAGGTTCGGTTGATCATCCACACTGCCCGCCCGGGCATCGTTATCGGGCGCAAGGGTGTCGAGATCGAGAAACTGCGCGAAGATTTGAGGAAAAAGTTCCAGACCGAGTTCACCATTGAGGTGAACGAGATCCGTCGCCCTGAGACGGATGCCCAGCTCGTGGCTGAGAACATCGCGCTCCAATTGGAACGCCGCGTGGCCTTCCGCCGCGCCATGAAGCGCACAGTGGGTCTTGCCCGCCGCTTCGGCGCCGAGGGAATCAAGGTCTTTTGCGCTGGTCGTCTGGCCGGTGCGGAAATCGCCCGCTCCGAGTGGTATCGCGATGGTCGTGTGCCTCTGCACACCCTGCGTGCCGATATTGATTACGGCTATGCTGTGGCTCGCACCACCTACGGCGTCATCGGCGTGAAGGTCTGGATTTTCAAAGGTGAAATTCTCGACCACGAGGTGGAACAATAA
- the rplF gene encoding 50S ribosomal protein L6 translates to MSRIGKQPIAIPSGVEVSLGDEIKVKGPKGSLTTPADASVDYKIEDGQVIITRKDESRTARAQHGLRRTLLANCVEGVSKGFEKSLEVVGVGYKVQVAGKSVVLTVGYSHPVEFPLPAGIEAKVEGSKLTISGIDKQMVGEVAAKIRKVRPPEPYKGKGIKYLDEQIRRKAGKSGSK, encoded by the coding sequence ATGTCCAGAATAGGAAAACAACCCATCGCCATCCCGTCCGGTGTGGAGGTCTCCCTTGGAGACGAAATCAAGGTGAAAGGCCCGAAAGGCTCCTTGACCACTCCCGCGGATGCCAGCGTCGATTACAAAATCGAGGACGGCCAGGTCATCATCACCCGCAAGGACGAATCCCGCACGGCTCGTGCCCAGCACGGCCTTCGCCGCACGCTGCTGGCGAACTGCGTGGAAGGCGTCAGCAAGGGCTTTGAAAAGAGCCTCGAAGTCGTGGGCGTTGGGTACAAGGTGCAGGTTGCCGGTAAGAGCGTGGTGCTCACGGTTGGGTATTCCCACCCGGTTGAGTTTCCGCTTCCCGCCGGCATCGAAGCCAAGGTCGAGGGCAGCAAGCTGACCATCAGCGGCATTGACAAGCAGATGGTTGGCGAAGTTGCCGCGAAGATTCGCAAGGTGCGTCCGCCCGAGCCGTACAAGGGCAAGGGCATCAAGTACCTTGACGAACAGATCAGACGTAAGGCCGGCAAGTCCGGCAGTAAATAA
- the secY gene encoding preprotein translocase subunit SecY yields the protein MALSGVENLARLPELKKRLLWTLLLLFVYRIGIHIPVPGVNGPALASIFEEAAGTLLGLFNMFSGGGLQNLSIFALGIMPYISASIILQLLTVVSPELKRLQKEEGQAGRKKITQYTRYGTVLISLVQGFGIAVGLESMVSPIGPVVSPETAGWAFRLVTVITMVTGTVFLMWLGEKLTEKGIGNGISLIIFGGIVAGLPSAVARTLSFMSEGVMSPLFVLVLVAGMVGILALIVFVERGQRRIPIHYAKRQMGRRMYGGQTTHLPLRVNTAGVIPPIFASSLLLFPGTIAQFSDMAWLNAISDYMQPTSILYNLLYVAVVIFFCYFYTAIVFDPKGIAENIQKQGGFIPGIRPGVKTREYIDRVLARITLWGSLYVSAICVLPMFLIAQFNVPFYFGGTSLLIIVGVAMDFMGQVESYMISRQYEGLMGKSGRVKGRR from the coding sequence GTGGCACTCTCTGGCGTTGAGAATCTTGCGCGACTGCCCGAATTGAAGAAGCGGCTCCTGTGGACGCTGCTTCTTCTTTTCGTCTATCGCATCGGCATCCACATCCCTGTCCCGGGTGTGAACGGACCGGCTCTGGCTTCCATTTTTGAGGAGGCCGCCGGAACCCTGTTGGGACTGTTCAACATGTTCTCGGGCGGCGGATTGCAGAATCTGTCCATCTTCGCGCTGGGCATCATGCCCTACATCTCGGCCTCTATCATTCTGCAGCTGCTCACCGTGGTCAGCCCTGAGCTGAAGCGGTTGCAAAAAGAGGAAGGGCAGGCCGGGCGCAAGAAGATCACCCAGTACACCCGTTACGGCACCGTGCTCATCTCCCTGGTGCAGGGCTTCGGCATCGCCGTTGGCCTGGAGAGCATGGTCAGCCCCATTGGCCCGGTGGTTTCGCCCGAAACCGCTGGTTGGGCCTTCCGGCTTGTTACCGTGATTACCATGGTCACCGGCACCGTCTTCCTGATGTGGCTCGGTGAAAAGCTCACGGAAAAAGGCATCGGCAACGGTATTTCGCTGATTATTTTCGGCGGTATTGTGGCCGGACTGCCAAGCGCCGTAGCACGGACGCTCTCGTTTATGAGCGAGGGTGTCATGAGTCCCCTGTTCGTGTTGGTCCTCGTGGCCGGCATGGTGGGCATTCTGGCTCTGATTGTCTTTGTGGAACGCGGCCAGCGTCGTATCCCCATTCATTATGCCAAGCGGCAGATGGGGCGACGCATGTATGGTGGTCAGACGACGCACCTGCCTCTCCGGGTGAATACGGCGGGAGTTATCCCTCCCATTTTTGCCTCGAGTTTGCTCCTGTTCCCAGGGACCATTGCCCAGTTCTCAGACATGGCTTGGTTGAACGCCATTTCCGACTACATGCAGCCGACATCCATTTTGTATAACCTGCTGTATGTGGCGGTAGTGATTTTCTTCTGCTATTTTTACACCGCCATTGTCTTCGATCCCAAGGGGATCGCCGAGAACATCCAGAAGCAGGGCGGATTCATTCCGGGCATTCGTCCGGGGGTTAAAACTCGTGAATACATTGATCGGGTTTTGGCACGCATCACCCTCTGGGGATCGCTGTATGTCTCCGCTATCTGCGTCCTGCCCATGTTCCTCATCGCCCAGTTCAACGTTCCGTTCTACTTTGGTGGAACATCGCTGTTGATTATTGTGGGCGTTGCCATGGACTTCATGGGCCAGGTTGAATCCTACATGATTTCTCGCCAGTACGAAGGCCTTATGGGCAAGTCCGGCCGAGTTAAAGGTAGGCGTTAG
- the rplR gene encoding 50S ribosomal protein L18, with the protein MKLTKEQARRRRKVRIRKKISGTAERPRMVVFRSNSHLYVQLVDDVMGVTLASASTLTMGKDKGAMNPNRESAAEVGKDIAGKAKERNIEQVVFDRNGYIYHGRVKALADGAREGGLKF; encoded by the coding sequence ATGAAGCTTACCAAGGAACAAGCCCGGCGGCGCAGAAAGGTTCGTATCCGGAAAAAGATCTCCGGCACGGCCGAGCGGCCCCGCATGGTGGTTTTCCGTTCCAACTCCCATCTTTATGTCCAGTTGGTGGATGACGTCATGGGTGTGACCCTGGCCAGTGCATCTACCCTCACCATGGGCAAGGACAAGGGAGCCATGAACCCGAACCGTGAGTCCGCCGCTGAAGTCGGTAAGGACATTGCGGGGAAGGCCAAGGAGCGGAACATCGAGCAGGTGGTCTTCGACCGCAATGGGTATATCTACCACGGACGAGTGAAAGCCCTTGCTGACGGCGCCCGAGAGGGCGGCCTGAAATTCTAG
- the rpsM gene encoding 30S ribosomal protein S13, which produces MARIAGVDLPKSKRMDIALTYIYGIGQTTAREILDKTGVDWMKSSDELTSDEVNTIRVEIEHNHKVEGDLRRELTANIKRLMDIGCYRGLRHRKGLPVRGQKTHTNARTRKGPRRSVVGRKKKK; this is translated from the coding sequence GTGGCACGCATTGCTGGTGTTGATCTGCCCAAAAGCAAGCGGATGGATATCGCCCTGACCTATATCTATGGTATTGGTCAGACGACTGCTCGTGAAATTCTCGATAAGACCGGTGTCGATTGGATGAAAAGCTCCGATGAGCTGACTTCCGACGAAGTCAACACCATCCGTGTCGAGATCGAGCACAACCATAAGGTGGAGGGTGACCTTCGCCGTGAACTGACCGCGAACATCAAGCGCTTGATGGACATTGGCTGCTACCGCGGCCTGCGGCATCGCAAAGGCCTTCCGGTCCGTGGGCAGAAGACCCACACCAATGCCCGTACCCGCAAGGGTCCGCGTCGTTCGGTTGTCGGCCGCAAGAAGAAGAAGTAG
- the map gene encoding type I methionyl aminopeptidase, which produces MKKFRGVFLKNDREIGLMREANRMVSKILDELGRAVEPGVPTMLFEEIAQARCKDFGVRPAFQGYGGFPYALCCSVNEEIVHGFPSDTRVLKEGDIVSFDMGVIYEGFNGDSARTFGVGNVSDTAQRLMTVTRESLMKGIAMAKPGHNLFEVSRAVQEHAEAAGFGVVRRFVGHGIGTKLHEKPEIPNFVPKGLPGLVLKPGMTLAIEPMITEGTHDVEVLSDKWTAVTKDRKLSAHFEHTIAVTSDGPVILSRSD; this is translated from the coding sequence TTGAAGAAGTTCCGAGGCGTGTTCCTCAAGAACGATAGAGAGATTGGTCTCATGCGTGAGGCCAATCGTATGGTCTCGAAGATTTTGGATGAGTTGGGACGCGCGGTTGAGCCGGGTGTCCCGACCATGCTCTTCGAGGAGATTGCCCAGGCGCGGTGCAAGGACTTTGGTGTCCGGCCCGCTTTTCAAGGGTATGGCGGCTTTCCTTATGCGCTTTGCTGCTCGGTGAACGAAGAAATCGTGCATGGTTTCCCTTCGGACACTAGAGTGCTTAAGGAAGGAGACATTGTCAGTTTCGACATGGGCGTTATTTATGAAGGGTTCAACGGCGATTCCGCCAGAACCTTCGGTGTTGGTAACGTCAGCGACACAGCCCAGCGGCTGATGACTGTCACTCGCGAATCCTTGATGAAGGGTATTGCCATGGCCAAGCCCGGCCACAACCTCTTTGAGGTCTCCCGGGCTGTGCAAGAGCATGCGGAAGCCGCTGGCTTTGGCGTTGTCCGGCGATTTGTCGGTCACGGAATCGGAACCAAGTTGCATGAAAAGCCTGAAATTCCGAATTTTGTGCCCAAAGGTTTGCCGGGTCTGGTGCTCAAGCCGGGGATGACCCTGGCCATTGAGCCGATGATCACCGAGGGAACCCACGATGTGGAAGTACTGTCGGATAAATGGACCGCGGTCACCAAGGACAGAAAACTGTCCGCTCATTTTGAGCATACCATCGCGGTCACATCGGACGGCCCTGTTATTTTAAGCCGCTCCGATTAG
- the rpsQ gene encoding 30S ribosomal protein S17: MAELKFKGNRRMLTGLVVSDKADKTIVVRVETLVKHPLLKKYVRRRNKFMAHDPANECGVGDKVQIVEYRPLSKQKRWHLVKILEKAV, encoded by the coding sequence ATGGCCGAGCTGAAATTCAAAGGCAACCGGCGTATGCTGACTGGACTGGTCGTCAGCGACAAGGCCGACAAGACCATTGTCGTCCGCGTTGAGACCCTGGTGAAGCACCCGTTGCTCAAAAAATATGTGCGTCGCCGCAACAAGTTCATGGCCCACGACCCGGCCAATGAATGCGGTGTCGGTGACAAGGTGCAGATCGTGGAATACCGCCCTCTCTCCAAGCAGAAGCGGTGGCATCTGGTCAAGATTCTTGAAAAGGCAGTGTAG
- a CDS encoding type Z 30S ribosomal protein S14, whose product MARTSLRVKAQRKPKFKVRAYNRCPICGRSRAFLRRYGICRICFRNKALAGELPGVRKASW is encoded by the coding sequence TTGGCCAGGACATCTCTTCGGGTCAAGGCTCAACGCAAGCCGAAGTTCAAGGTTCGCGCCTATAATCGTTGCCCCATTTGTGGGCGTTCGCGTGCGTTTCTGCGCCGGTACGGCATCTGCCGCATCTGTTTCCGCAACAAGGCGCTTGCCGGTGAATTGCCCGGCGTTCGCAAAGCGAGCTGGTAA
- the rpmD gene encoding 50S ribosomal protein L30, translated as MAQVTVRLVKSKIGCSPKQRATLEALGLRKIRQENSFEDSPVVQGMINKVKHLVEVVAS; from the coding sequence ATGGCACAGGTTACTGTAAGGCTTGTAAAAAGCAAAATTGGTTGCTCGCCCAAACAGCGTGCGACTCTTGAGGCTCTCGGGCTGCGGAAGATTCGGCAGGAAAACTCCTTCGAAGATTCCCCGGTCGTGCAGGGCATGATCAATAAAGTGAAGCACCTTGTGGAGGTTGTTGCATCATGA
- the rplN gene encoding 50S ribosomal protein L14: MIQVESNLDVADNSGAKRLSCIKVLGGSRRRYATVGDIIKVSVKEAMPHSKVKKGDVLNAVIVRTKKEVGRPDGSYIKFDNNSAVLLNNTMEPVGTRIFGPVARELRQKNFMKIVSLAPEVL; the protein is encoded by the coding sequence ATGATCCAGGTGGAATCCAATCTCGACGTGGCTGACAACTCCGGCGCCAAGCGACTGTCGTGCATCAAGGTGCTCGGCGGATCCCGTCGTCGGTATGCCACGGTCGGTGACATCATTAAGGTTTCGGTCAAAGAGGCCATGCCGCACTCCAAGGTGAAGAAGGGCGATGTCCTCAACGCCGTTATCGTGCGGACCAAGAAAGAGGTGGGCCGTCCGGACGGTTCCTACATAAAGTTCGACAACAATTCTGCCGTGCTGCTGAACAACACCATGGAGCCTGTCGGTACCCGTATCTTCGGTCCTGTGGCCCGTGAGTTGCGACAGAAGAACTTTATGAAGATCGTCTCTCTTGCCCCCGAGGTCCTGTAA
- the rpsS gene encoding 30S ribosomal protein S19 has product MPRSLKKGPFVDGHLLNKVERANENQDRRVIQTWSRRSTIIPEMVGLTFAVHNGKKFIPVFVTENMVGHKLGEFSPTRTFFGHAADKKGKK; this is encoded by the coding sequence ATGCCCAGATCGCTTAAAAAAGGTCCGTTTGTTGACGGACACCTGCTCAATAAAGTCGAGCGGGCCAACGAGAACCAGGACCGTCGTGTCATTCAGACTTGGTCCCGCCGTTCTACCATCATTCCCGAGATGGTGGGCCTGACCTTCGCCGTGCATAACGGCAAGAAATTCATCCCGGTGTTCGTGACGGAGAATATGGTCGGTCATAAGCTGGGCGAGTTTTCGCCCACCCGTACCTTCTTTGGACACGCCGCCGATAAGAAAGGCAAGAAGTAG
- the rpmJ gene encoding 50S ribosomal protein L36 — MKVRPSVKKMCSKCKIIRRKGVLRVICDNPRHKQRQG; from the coding sequence ATGAAAGTCAGACCCTCTGTCAAAAAAATGTGTTCGAAGTGCAAAATCATCAGACGCAAGGGCGTGCTGCGGGTCATCTGCGACAATCCGCGGCACAAGCAGCGTCAAGGATAA
- the rplW gene encoding 50S ribosomal protein L23 produces the protein MDYTQVLLKPLISEKATTAKEECNSVAFYVHPSANKIEIKKAVEKVFDVSVEAVNIVNRKSRDRKRFGRLVGRIAGHKKAYVRLAPGSKIDLFEGV, from the coding sequence ATGGATTACACCCAGGTTTTGCTCAAGCCGCTGATCTCCGAAAAGGCCACTACGGCCAAGGAGGAATGCAACAGCGTAGCTTTCTACGTGCATCCCTCCGCAAATAAAATCGAGATCAAAAAAGCGGTCGAGAAGGTCTTCGACGTTTCCGTCGAGGCCGTCAACATCGTCAACCGGAAATCCCGGGATCGGAAGCGCTTCGGTCGTCTTGTGGGTCGCATCGCCGGCCACAAGAAGGCCTATGTGCGTTTGGCGCCCGGCAGCAAGATCGATCTGTTCGAAGGAGTGTAA
- the rplB gene encoding 50S ribosomal protein L2: MATRSVKPTSPGRRFQTISTFEEITTNRPEKSLTKGLTKKAGRNNNGRVTSRRRGGGHKRLYRVIDFKRDKRDIPAKVATIEYDPNRSARIALLHYADGEKRYILAPVNLNPGDTVLSGDTADIKPGNALNISRIPVGTILHNVELHPGKGGQFCRAAGTYAQLVAKEGKYALLRMPSGEIRKVLVTCMATVGQVGNIQHENISLGKAGRNRWLGRRPQVRGVAMNPIDHPLGGGEGRSSGGRHPCSPWGWPTKGYRTRNKKKASSKLIVKRRGQK; encoded by the coding sequence ATGGCTACCCGCTCTGTTAAACCAACTTCTCCGGGCCGCCGTTTCCAGACCATCTCCACCTTCGAGGAGATCACAACGAATCGGCCGGAAAAGTCCCTGACCAAGGGGCTGACAAAAAAAGCCGGGCGCAACAACAATGGCCGAGTGACCTCCCGCCGTCGCGGTGGTGGACACAAGCGGCTCTACCGGGTCATCGACTTCAAGCGCGACAAGCGGGACATCCCTGCCAAGGTCGCCACGATTGAGTACGATCCGAACCGTTCCGCCCGCATCGCCCTGCTGCATTATGCCGACGGCGAAAAGCGTTACATTCTGGCTCCGGTGAATCTGAACCCCGGTGACACGGTGCTGTCCGGAGATACTGCCGACATTAAGCCCGGCAATGCTCTGAACATCAGCAGAATTCCCGTGGGCACCATCCTCCACAACGTGGAGTTGCACCCCGGCAAGGGCGGCCAATTCTGCCGCGCTGCCGGAACCTACGCCCAGCTCGTTGCCAAGGAAGGCAAATACGCGCTCCTGCGCATGCCCTCCGGTGAAATCCGCAAGGTGCTCGTCACCTGCATGGCGACTGTGGGTCAGGTTGGCAACATCCAACATGAGAACATCTCCCTGGGCAAGGCGGGCCGCAATCGCTGGCTCGGTCGTCGTCCCCAGGTGCGCGGCGTGGCCATGAACCCCATCGACCACCCGCTCGGCGGCGGCGAAGGCCGCAGCTCGGGCGGACGCCATCCCTGCTCTCCGTGGGGCTGGCCCACCAAGGGGTATCGGACCAGAAACAAGAAGAAGGCTTCCAGCAAGCTTATCGTCAAGCGTCGCGGACAGAAGTAG